A single Oryctolagus cuniculus chromosome 18, mOryCun1.1, whole genome shotgun sequence DNA region contains:
- the LOC100338787 gene encoding glycine cleavage system H protein, mitochondrial-like: protein MALRVVWSVRAATCRLLTASAPAEPCSPLPWWLWAGAVPTLGTGPALILVRKLTEKHEWITTENGSGTVGISNFAQEALGDVVYCSLPEVGTKLKKQDEFGALESVKAASELYSPLSEVTEINEALAENPGLVHKSCYEDGWLIKMTLSNPSELDELMSEEAYEKYIKSIEKLKWNPYMN from the coding sequence ATGGCGCTGCGAGTGGTGTGGAGCGTGCGGGCCGCGACTTGTAGGCTGCTCACGGCCTCTGCGCCCGCTGAGCCCTGCTCGCCTCTGCCCTGGTGGCTGTGGGCGGGCGCCGTTCCGACGCTGGGCACTGGACCCGCTCTGATCTTGGTGCGTAAACTCACAGAGAAACATGAATGGATAACAACAGAAAATGGTAGTGGAACAGTGGGAATCAGCAATTTTGCACAGGAAGCTTTGGGAGATGTTGTTTATTGCAGTCTGCCTGAAGTTGggacaaaattgaaaaaacaagATGAATTTGGTGCCTTGGAAAGTGTGAAAGCTGCTAGCGAACTTTATTCTCCTCTATCAGAAGTAACTGAAATTAATGAAGCCCTTGCAGAAAACCCAGGACTTGTCCACAAATCTTGTTATGAAGATGGTTGGCTGATCAAGATGACGCTGAGTAACCCTTCAGAACTAGATGAACTAATGAGTGAAGAAGCCtatgagaaatacataaaatctattgAGAAATTAAAGTGGAACCCTTACATGAACTAG